In one window of Chryseobacterium sp. JV274 DNA:
- the infC gene encoding translation initiation factor IF-3, with the protein MINDKIRVRELRLVGDNVEPGIYPIDKARQIAAEQELDLVVISDKAEPFIARILEYKKFLYEQKKKQKELKAKQVKVVVKEIRFGPQTDDHDYEFKKKHAEKFLEEGSKLKTYVFFKGRSIIFKDQGEILLLKLAQELEHVGKVDQLPKLEGKRMIMMMSPKKPAK; encoded by the coding sequence TTGATCAACGATAAAATTCGTGTGAGAGAGCTTCGTTTGGTGGGCGATAACGTAGAGCCAGGAATTTATCCAATTGACAAAGCAAGACAGATTGCTGCTGAACAGGAATTGGATTTAGTAGTAATTTCTGATAAGGCCGAACCTTTTATTGCAAGAATATTAGAATACAAAAAATTCTTATATGAGCAAAAGAAAAAACAGAAGGAACTTAAAGCTAAGCAAGTAAAAGTGGTTGTAAAAGAGATCCGTTTCGGGCCTCAGACAGATGACCATGATTATGAATTCAAAAAGAAGCATGCTGAAAAATTCCTTGAAGAAGGTTCTAAGCTAAAAACCTACGTATTTTTTAAAGGACGTTCGATTATCTTTAAGGATCAGGGAGAAATTTTGCTTTTAAAACTTGCTCAGGAACTAGAGCACGTGGGTAAAGTAGACCAGCTTCCTAAACTTGAAGGAAAAAGGATGATTATGATGATGAGTCCTAAAAAACCAGCAAAATAA